A single Candidatus Pacearchaeota archaeon DNA region contains:
- a CDS encoding tRNA uridine(34) 5-carboxymethylaminomethyl modification radical SAM/GNAT enzyme Elp3: MKTNELIIKELLKLGTKTQKDLSSAKRKISKEYKVSCPSNISLLQSYHNLIFKKRIKKSEKIEKLLKTRPVRSLSGIVNVSVLTKPYECPGKCLYCPSETDIPKSYLSGEPAVERAKKLNFDPYLQTQKRIEVLDMSGHTTDKIELRMIGGTWSFYDLKYKIWFVKKCFEAANNQKNKKENFRTKKIDELWKELELAQKKNEKAKCRIIGMSFETRPDYINSKEIIEMRRLGSTKIELGVQSIYDDILKFNKRGHGIKETIKATELLKNAGFKVAYQMMLNLPKSNPQKDIKMFKELFNNQNFKPDSLKIYPCALVKEAPLYNLYLKKQYKPYKERELIETIKSIKKLIPRYVRIERIVRDIPSPLIVEGGAKISNLRQIIDIEAEKENWHCQCIRCREIKDSKSNDKICLMREDYDASNGKEIFLSFEDKERKNIYSLLRLRINSNNENVIPVLKDSAITREVHVYGQAASISKQNSLVQHKGLGQQMIKEAERIAKEEFRINKIAIISGIGARNYYKEKLGYKLKDGYMIKSLID, from the coding sequence ATGAAAACAAACGAATTAATAATTAAAGAATTACTTAAATTAGGGACTAAAACCCAGAAAGATTTATCGTCGGCAAAAAGGAAAATATCTAAGGAATACAAGGTTTCCTGCCCTTCCAATATCTCTTTATTACAATCTTACCACAATCTAATTTTTAAAAAAAGAATTAAAAAGAGTGAAAAAATAGAAAAATTACTAAAAACTAGACCAGTTAGATCATTATCGGGAATAGTCAATGTTTCGGTTTTAACTAAGCCATATGAATGTCCAGGAAAATGCCTTTATTGTCCTTCTGAAACTGACATCCCTAAAAGCTATCTTTCTGGCGAACCAGCCGTTGAAAGAGCTAAAAAATTAAACTTTGACCCATATTTACAAACTCAAAAAAGAATAGAAGTTTTAGATATGTCTGGGCACACAACTGATAAGATTGAATTAAGAATGATTGGAGGAACTTGGTCCTTCTATGATTTGAAATATAAAATATGGTTTGTGAAAAAGTGCTTTGAAGCAGCTAATAATCAGAAAAATAAAAAAGAAAACTTTAGAACAAAAAAGATTGATGAACTATGGAAAGAACTAGAATTAGCTCAAAAGAAAAATGAAAAAGCTAAATGTAGAATTATCGGAATGTCTTTTGAAACTAGACCTGACTATATTAATTCAAAAGAAATAATTGAAATGAGAAGATTGGGATCAACTAAAATTGAATTAGGAGTTCAATCAATCTATGATGATATTTTGAAATTCAATAAAAGGGGCCATGGAATCAAAGAAACAATAAAAGCAACGGAACTATTAAAAAATGCTGGGTTTAAAGTGGCGTATCAAATGATGCTTAATTTGCCCAAATCAAATCCTCAAAAAGATATTAAAATGTTTAAAGAATTGTTTAACAATCAAAACTTTAAACCAGATTCCCTTAAAATATATCCCTGCGCTCTAGTTAAAGAGGCTCCACTATATAATCTGTATCTTAAAAAACAATACAAACCATATAAAGAAAGAGAATTAATTGAAACGATAAAATCAATTAAAAAACTAATTCCTAGATATGTAAGAATAGAAAGAATTGTCAGAGATATCCCCTCACCCTTAATCGTTGAAGGAGGAGCAAAAATATCAAACTTAAGACAAATAATTGATATTGAGGCAGAAAAAGAAAACTGGCACTGCCAGTGTATTAGATGTAGAGAAATAAAAGATTCAAAAAGCAACGATAAAATATGTTTAATGAGAGAAGACTACGATGCTTCTAATGGAAAGGAAATATTCTTGAGCTTTGAAGACAAAGAAAGAAAAAACATTTACTCTCTTTTAAGATTAAGAATAAATTCAAATAATGAAAATGTTATTCCTGTTTTAAAAGATTCAGCGATTACCAGAGAAGTCCATGTTTACGGTCAAGCTGCTTCAATATCAAAACAAAATTCTCTAGTTCAACATAAAGGACTAGGACAACAAATGATAAAAGAAGCTGAAAGGATAGCTAAAGAAGAATTTAGAATAAATAAAATAGCCATCATCTCTGGAATAGGAGCAAGGAATTACTACAAAGAAAAATTAGGATACAAACTCAAAGATGGATACATGATTAAGTCGCTTATAGATTAA
- a CDS encoding methyltransferase domain-containing protein, whose translation MNSKYAKKILDKTVLDYNSIADKYSRVREKDWKEFNFLFDKYLLQNDKVLDLGCGNARFYQAFKNKNVDYLGIDVSSKLIEIAKNNHPEGRFEVSSINSILSNSFDKVYSIAVLHHIPSRELRSNFLKEMRRVLKDDGYLVLTVWNLKNKIKKRNFLDWFRLDKGDVFLPWYGSHDTYFHCFNLEELIQLASEVGFDIIDKGEILVGEKPYSNFYIVGRKIK comes from the coding sequence ATGAATAGTAAATATGCTAAAAAAATATTAGATAAGACTGTTTTGGATTATAACAGTATTGCTGATAAATATTCAAGAGTGAGAGAAAAGGACTGGAAAGAGTTTAATTTTCTTTTTGATAAATATCTTTTACAAAATGATAAGGTTTTAGACTTAGGATGTGGTAATGCTCGTTTCTATCAAGCTTTTAAAAATAAGAATGTTGATTATCTAGGAATAGACGTTTCTTCTAAGTTAATCGAAATTGCTAAAAATAATCATCCAGAGGGAAGATTTGAAGTTTCTTCTATTAATTCTATTCTAAGCAATTCTTTTGATAAGGTCTATAGTATTGCTGTTCTTCATCATATTCCTTCTCGTGAATTACGTTCGAATTTTCTAAAGGAAATGAGAAGAGTTTTAAAAGACGATGGATATTTAGTTTTAACAGTTTGGAATTTAAAAAATAAAATAAAAAAAAGAAATTTTCTTGATTGGTTTAGATTAGACAAGGGCGATGTTTTTCTTCCATGGTATGGAAGTCATGACACATATTTCCATTGTTTTAATTTAGAAGAATTGATACAATTAGCTTCAGAAGTTGGATTTGATATAATTGATAAGGGAGAAATATTAGTTGGAGAAAAACCTTATTCTAATTTCTATATTGTCGGAAGAAAAATTAAATAA
- a CDS encoding endonuclease Q family protein, producing the protein MKFIADFHIHSKYSRATSGQTDLENISKWAEIKGVKVIATGDFTHPQWIKSIKEELKPAEPGLFQYKNSNTRFLLTTEISCIYSKKEKTRKIHLIVLSPSIEISEKINEELSKIGNLKSDGRPILGLDAKELVKIVLNISSDCMVIPAHCMTPWFGLFGSKSGFDSMEECFEELSSSIYAVETGLSADPSMLWRIPDLRNMALISNSDAHSPEKIGREANVFDTNLDYYSIINAIKTKKGFLETIEFYPQEGKYYGDGHRACNIYMDSKDSLRYNEICPICGKPLTVGVINRIEKLADKPEGFIPDNAIPFRSIVPLKEIIGEALGLGSGTKGVDAEYQKLIKAFKSEFNILLEIPFEELKEVVFSDIVEGIKRVREGKVNISPGFDGEYGKVKIFSEVEKREAIRQKTLF; encoded by the coding sequence ATGAAATTCATAGCTGATTTCCATATTCATTCAAAATACTCTAGAGCAACAAGCGGACAAACAGACTTGGAAAACATTTCTAAGTGGGCGGAAATTAAAGGAGTTAAGGTTATTGCCACAGGGGATTTTACTCATCCGCAATGGATTAAAAGTATTAAAGAAGAATTAAAGCCGGCTGAACCTGGCTTATTTCAATACAAAAATTCTAATACTAGATTTTTATTAACCACAGAAATTAGTTGTATTTATTCTAAAAAGGAAAAGACGAGAAAAATTCATCTTATCGTTTTATCTCCCTCAATAGAGATTTCAGAAAAGATAAATGAAGAATTATCTAAAATAGGTAATTTAAAATCTGATGGTAGACCAATATTAGGTCTTGATGCTAAAGAACTAGTTAAAATTGTTTTAAATATTTCTTCTGATTGTATGGTTATTCCAGCTCATTGCATGACTCCTTGGTTTGGATTATTTGGTTCTAAATCAGGATTTGATTCAATGGAAGAGTGCTTTGAGGAATTATCATCTTCAATCTATGCGGTTGAAACTGGGTTATCAGCTGATCCTTCAATGCTTTGGAGAATACCTGATTTAAGGAATATGGCCCTTATTTCTAATAGTGATGCTCATAGTCCAGAAAAGATTGGTCGAGAAGCTAATGTTTTTGATACCAACCTAGATTATTATTCAATTATTAATGCGATTAAAACCAAGAAAGGTTTTTTAGAAACGATAGAATTTTATCCTCAAGAAGGGAAGTATTATGGAGACGGACATCGAGCTTGTAATATTTATATGGATTCCAAAGATTCATTAAGATATAATGAGATTTGTCCTATTTGTGGAAAGCCTTTGACTGTTGGAGTGATAAACAGGATTGAAAAGTTGGCCGACAAGCCAGAAGGATTTATTCCAGATAATGCAATTCCTTTTAGAAGCATTGTTCCTTTGAAAGAAATAATCGGAGAAGCCTTAGGTCTTGGTTCGGGAACTAAAGGAGTTGATGCTGAATATCAAAAATTAATTAAGGCGTTTAAATCAGAATTTAATATTTTGTTAGAAATTCCTTTTGAGGAACTTAAAGAAGTTGTTTTTAGTGATATTGTTGAGGGGATAAAGAGGGTAAGAGAGGGTAAGGTGAACATATCTCCTGGATTTGATGGAGAATATGGAAAAGTTAAAATATTTTCTGAAGTGGAGAAAAGAGAAGCAATAAGGCAGAAGACCTTGTTTTAG
- a CDS encoding slipin family protein, whose product MDFFIIIVIIIAIILISIRQINQYENGILFTLGKFTRIMKPGWNIVLPVIQFYKKVDMRVKAVNVPDQEAITKDNISVKVNAVIYYKINSAEKAILEVEDFYYAVSQLAQTTMRNAVGQVELDELLSQRATVSDNIKEIIGESANNWGVKVENVELKDITLPEEMKRVIGKQAEAEREKRAVIIKAEGEVVAADNMSKAANILAQSDGALHLRTLQSINDVSSDQSNTIIFAIPLEVLRAFERFGKKE is encoded by the coding sequence ATGGACTTTTTTATAATAATAGTCATAATCATAGCGATTATTTTGATTTCAATTAGGCAAATTAATCAATATGAGAATGGGATTTTATTTACCTTGGGAAAGTTTACTAGAATCATGAAACCGGGTTGGAATATTGTTCTTCCTGTTATTCAATTTTACAAAAAAGTAGACATGAGAGTTAAGGCGGTAAATGTTCCCGATCAAGAAGCCATAACTAAAGACAATATTTCAGTTAAAGTCAACGCTGTTATTTATTATAAAATAAATTCAGCCGAAAAAGCAATATTGGAAGTCGAAGATTTTTATTATGCTGTTTCTCAATTAGCCCAAACAACAATGCGTAATGCAGTTGGTCAGGTTGAATTGGATGAGCTTTTATCTCAAAGAGCTACGGTTTCTGACAATATCAAGGAAATCATTGGAGAATCAGCTAATAATTGGGGAGTTAAAGTTGAAAATGTTGAGTTGAAAGATATTACTTTGCCTGAAGAAATGAAAAGAGTTATCGGAAAACAAGCTGAAGCAGAAAGAGAAAAAAGAGCTGTAATTATTAAAGCAGAAGGTGAGGTAGTTGCTGCTGACAATATGTCCAAGGCCGCTAATATTCTTGCTCAATCTGATGGAGCCCTACATTTAAGAACATTACAATCAATTAATGATGTTAGTTCGGATCAATCTAATACAATTATTTTTGCGATACCATTGGAAGTTTTAAGGGCATTTGAAAGGTTTGGCAAAAAAGAATAA
- the mltG gene encoding endolytic transglycosylase MltG produces MQINKLIIYLFSIFCLFLVIFLINSFFSASNEGVEAKLFTIEKGQTVKKIALNLKEEKIIKDQYTFIIYAAISGKYTKIQAGEYLLSSQMSISKIINIFTNGEINKEKITIIEGWDLRDIAKYLEEKGVTTEKEFYTITGKPTGENESVNIDSFSFLSDKPKNLSLEGYLFPDTYYIDKTDNINSIVNKMLKNFDEKITPDLKNEIKRQNKTLFGIITMASIIEKEVKTTEDKKVVSGILWKRIDKGMRLQVDATVLYAQGNENSKVYTKDTQINSPYNTYRNDGLPLGPISNPGIDSIIAAVYPTKTDYYYYLSAPDGTTIWAKTLEEHNRNKIKYLK; encoded by the coding sequence ATGCAAATAAATAAACTTATCATTTACCTTTTTTCTATCTTTTGCTTATTTTTAGTTATTTTTTTGATTAATTCCTTTTTTTCTGCTTCTAATGAAGGAGTCGAAGCCAAACTATTTACTATTGAAAAAGGCCAGACAGTCAAAAAAATAGCTCTAAACTTAAAAGAAGAAAAAATAATCAAAGATCAATATACTTTTATTATTTATGCAGCCATTTCTGGTAAATATACTAAAATACAAGCTGGTGAGTATCTTCTTTCTTCACAGATGAGCATATCGAAGATAATAAATATTTTTACCAACGGAGAAATAAATAAAGAAAAAATAACTATTATCGAGGGTTGGGATTTAAGAGATATTGCTAAATATCTTGAAGAAAAAGGAGTAACTACAGAAAAAGAATTTTACACTATCACAGGAAAACCAACTGGAGAAAATGAATCTGTTAACATAGATAGTTTTAGCTTCCTTTCTGATAAACCAAAAAATTTAAGTCTTGAAGGATACCTTTTTCCTGACACTTACTATATTGATAAAACAGATAATATAAATAGCATTGTTAATAAAATGCTAAAGAATTTTGATGAAAAAATAACCCCAGACTTAAAGAATGAAATCAAAAGACAGAATAAAACATTATTTGGAATAATTACCATGGCTTCAATAATAGAAAAAGAAGTTAAAACCACGGAAGATAAAAAAGTTGTCTCGGGAATTCTTTGGAAAAGAATAGATAAAGGAATGAGATTACAAGTTGATGCTACGGTTCTTTACGCTCAGGGGAATGAAAATTCAAAGGTATATACCAAAGATACTCAAATTAATTCTCCATATAATACATATAGAAACGATGGACTTCCTTTGGGTCCAATTAGTAATCCAGGCATAGATAGTATTATTGCTGCTGTTTATCCAACTAAAACAGATTATTACTATTATCTCTCTGCTCCAGACGGAACAACGATTTGGGCCAAAACACTAGAAGAGCACAATAGAAATAAGATAAAATACTTAAAATAA
- a CDS encoding GreA/GreB family elongation factor, giving the protein MIKTFYLTREGLEKIKKEYEDLKSLQRNEILESAPSMLEGDALNPDYSFFKENLEELEKRIEELDNILKNYKIIRKPGKSEQDRVSLGAKVVLKNDSSNHEEYKIVGTLEADPFKGLISDESPLGMSFIGKRVGESISFNGNNNYKILKIQYEES; this is encoded by the coding sequence ATGATAAAAACATTTTACTTAACAAGAGAAGGTCTAGAGAAAATAAAGAAAGAATATGAAGACTTAAAATCGCTTCAACGGAACGAGATTTTAGAGTCGGCTCCTTCAATGCTTGAGGGTGATGCTTTAAATCCTGATTATTCATTTTTTAAGGAAAATTTAGAAGAGCTCGAAAAAAGAATTGAAGAATTAGATAATATTTTAAAGAATTATAAGATTATTAGAAAACCAGGAAAATCAGAGCAAGATAGGGTTTCTTTAGGAGCTAAAGTTGTTTTAAAAAATGATTCATCTAATCACGAAGAATATAAGATTGTTGGAACCCTTGAAGCAGATCCTTTTAAAGGGTTAATAAGTGATGAATCACCATTGGGCATGTCTTTTATTGGAAAAAGAGTTGGTGAGTCTATTTCTTTTAATGGTAATAATAACTACAAAATATTAAAGATACAATACGAGGAATCTTAA
- a CDS encoding lysylphosphatidylglycerol synthase transmembrane domain-containing protein, whose amino-acid sequence MSFSIKQKVLFGFSLILGLIIFIQLGKVIGWEEIGEAFSVFTGWQGLVIIFLSFLIAAIGNWRWQEILKDSGTKVSFFTLFKIYLGGYSMMYLMPILIWGGEAFRVYGLTKEKDISWKKTFASVIIERILEWTANILIIFLGLAFFLYNVYLPPQKLVIIFGASLTFFVFCISYFYIKALGKKSIIRDIVKRFWKKEVSDDNGFISVENDVFKYFQWGKSFNKGVALSILRALVMQLRVWILIIFLGHTIGFFPSLSILGFSYLSSMIPIPTSLGSHEAIQYYAFTSLGLLASTATVFTLIIRAAEVIVSSIGMMFLLRTGFKLAESKIFNYDKSK is encoded by the coding sequence ATGAGTTTTTCAATTAAACAAAAAGTGTTGTTTGGATTTTCCTTGATTTTAGGATTGATTATTTTTATTCAGCTGGGAAAAGTTATTGGCTGGGAAGAGATAGGAGAGGCTTTTTCTGTTTTTACTGGTTGGCAGGGTTTGGTAATTATATTCCTTTCTTTTTTGATTGCGGCTATTGGCAATTGGAGATGGCAGGAGATATTAAAAGATTCAGGAACCAAGGTTTCATTTTTTACTCTTTTTAAAATCTATCTTGGAGGATATTCTATGATGTATCTTATGCCAATCTTGATCTGGGGCGGAGAGGCTTTTAGAGTTTATGGATTAACTAAAGAAAAAGATATTTCTTGGAAAAAAACATTTGCTTCTGTAATTATTGAAAGAATACTTGAATGGACAGCTAATATTCTGATTATCTTTTTGGGGTTAGCCTTCTTTTTGTATAATGTTTATCTTCCTCCTCAAAAATTAGTAATAATATTTGGAGCGTCTCTTACTTTCTTTGTTTTCTGTATTTCTTATTTTTATATCAAAGCATTAGGAAAGAAAAGTATTATTCGTGATATTGTGAAGAGATTCTGGAAGAAAGAGGTAAGTGATGATAATGGTTTTATCTCTGTTGAAAACGATGTTTTTAAATATTTTCAATGGGGAAAAAGTTTTAATAAAGGAGTAGCACTTTCAATATTAAGAGCTCTTGTAATGCAATTAAGAGTTTGGATATTAATAATATTCTTGGGTCATACGATAGGATTCTTTCCATCTTTATCAATTTTAGGATTTTCATATTTATCATCAATGATTCCAATTCCAACCTCACTTGGTTCGCACGAAGCAATTCAATATTATGCTTTTACATCTTTAGGGTTATTAGCTTCAACGGCAACGGTTTTTACATTGATTATAAGAGCAGCTGAAGTAATTGTTTCTAGTATCGGAATGATGTTCCTTTTGAGGACTGGATTTAAATTAGCAGAGAGTAAGATTTTTAATTATGACAAAAGTAAATAA
- a CDS encoding MFS transporter translates to MTKVNKIVKYLILADIAFWTGWGLVSPVFAIFIVEKIQGGTALVVGTATAVYWFFRSLLVLPSGRLLDKYAGEKDDYLFLVAGNFISTLVLFGYIFAIYPWHIYVLQAFYGIGIAMGLSGWRAIFTRNIDKGKEASEWALDDTSLSLGTAAAGIITGVLVTKMGYTITFGIAGFLGILSVLLLLCLRKEIEGVFNRRFHSNLKDIFRDKQ, encoded by the coding sequence ATGACAAAAGTAAATAAAATAGTTAAGTATCTAATATTAGCAGATATAGCTTTTTGGACAGGGTGGGGATTAGTGAGTCCGGTTTTTGCTATTTTCATTGTCGAAAAAATTCAAGGAGGGACAGCTTTGGTTGTTGGTACAGCTACTGCTGTTTATTGGTTTTTTAGATCTTTACTGGTTCTTCCTTCAGGAAGATTATTAGATAAGTATGCGGGAGAAAAAGATGATTATCTTTTTCTTGTTGCTGGAAATTTTATCTCCACTCTCGTTTTATTTGGATACATTTTTGCTATTTATCCTTGGCACATATATGTTCTCCAAGCTTTTTATGGTATTGGAATAGCAATGGGTTTGTCTGGTTGGCGAGCAATATTTACAAGAAATATTGATAAAGGCAAAGAAGCTAGCGAGTGGGCATTAGACGATACATCGTTAAGTCTTGGAACAGCAGCAGCTGGAATTATCACTGGGGTATTGGTTACAAAGATGGGATATACTATCACTTTTGGTATCGCTGGATTTTTAGGAATTTTAAGTGTATTATTGCTTCTTTGTCTAAGAAAAGAAATTGAGGGAGTTTTTAATAGAAGATTTCACTCTAACTTGAAAGATATTTTTAGAGATAAACAATGA
- the polX gene encoding DNA polymerase/3'-5' exonuclease PolX gives MKNQEVAQILFEIGEFLELQEIPFKPQAYQQAAIAIDNMEEDILDLYKKEGIKGLEKIPGVGKSIAEKIEEFLKTGKVKYLKEIKKASPIDLEELTKVEGLGVKRIKKLWKELGVRNLKDLEKALDDHKIAPLFGFGEKMEQNILESIQFLKQGRGRFLLREIIPEVERILEKFKKINGVVNLSVAGSTRRRKETIGDVDFLVAIKDTTDKYLVEKIMNTFVSMDEVIKVVGKGETKSSIRTKNGLSMDLRLVSEGSFGAAMQYFTGSKDHNIALRRIAIKQGYKLNEYGLFRNERKIKGEIEEEIYEKLGMDWIPPEMRENQGEIELATEKKLPKLIELKDIKGDFHCHTSWDGGEHSIKEMAEKAISLGYEYIGIADHTQSLKIENGLNEKRLLEQRKEIDLLNKSFIEKGIDFKILQGSEVDILKDGSLDINDKTLQILDYVSVSIHSNFKMGKREMTKRIIKAIEHPLVKILNHPTGMILGRRGEYEVDIDEVLKAAQKNNVALEMNSYRSDIGYQTARLAKEMGIKLTIGSDAHNKKELVDMQFGVYQARRGWLEKGDVLNALTLDKLSLKK, from the coding sequence ATGAAAAATCAAGAGGTGGCTCAAATTTTATTTGAAATAGGAGAATTCCTTGAATTGCAAGAAATTCCCTTTAAGCCTCAAGCCTATCAACAAGCAGCAATTGCGATTGATAATATGGAAGAGGATATTTTGGATTTGTATAAGAAAGAGGGGATTAAAGGGTTAGAAAAGATTCCAGGGGTAGGAAAAAGTATTGCTGAAAAGATTGAAGAATTTTTGAAGACAGGTAAGGTTAAATATCTTAAGGAAATAAAGAAAGCATCTCCGATTGACTTAGAGGAATTAACTAAAGTTGAGGGATTGGGGGTGAAAAGAATAAAAAAGCTTTGGAAAGAGTTGGGAGTTAGAAATCTAAAAGATTTAGAAAAAGCACTAGACGATCACAAGATTGCTCCTTTATTTGGTTTTGGAGAGAAGATGGAACAAAATATTCTAGAATCAATTCAATTCTTAAAACAGGGAAGAGGCAGATTTCTTTTACGAGAAATTATCCCTGAAGTGGAACGTATTTTGGAAAAGTTTAAGAAAATTAATGGTGTTGTTAATTTATCAGTTGCTGGTTCAACACGAAGGAGAAAAGAGACGATTGGTGATGTAGATTTTTTAGTAGCTATTAAAGATACAACTGATAAATATTTAGTGGAGAAGATAATGAATACTTTTGTTTCGATGGATGAAGTTATTAAAGTTGTAGGCAAAGGAGAAACTAAATCTTCTATTAGAACCAAAAATGGATTAAGTATGGATTTAAGATTGGTAAGTGAAGGTTCTTTTGGAGCGGCAATGCAATATTTTACTGGTTCAAAAGATCATAATATTGCTTTGCGTCGCATTGCTATAAAGCAAGGATATAAGCTAAATGAGTATGGATTATTTAGAAACGAAAGAAAGATAAAAGGAGAAATAGAAGAGGAGATATATGAAAAACTAGGGATGGATTGGATCCCTCCCGAAATGAGAGAGAATCAAGGAGAAATAGAGTTGGCTACTGAAAAGAAATTACCCAAGTTAATTGAATTAAAAGATATTAAGGGTGATTTTCATTGCCATACTTCTTGGGATGGAGGAGAACATTCAATTAAAGAAATGGCAGAGAAAGCAATTAGTTTGGGTTATGAGTATATAGGAATTGCTGATCATACTCAATCATTAAAGATTGAAAATGGTCTTAATGAAAAAAGACTTCTTGAGCAAAGAAAAGAAATCGATTTATTGAATAAGTCTTTTATTGAAAAAGGAATTGATTTTAAAATACTACAAGGCTCAGAAGTAGATATTTTAAAAGACGGCAGCTTAGATATTAATGATAAAACATTACAAATATTAGACTATGTTTCTGTTAGTATTCATTCTAATTTTAAAATGGGAAAAAGAGAGATGACGAAAAGAATAATTAAAGCGATTGAGCATCCACTAGTTAAAATATTAAATCATCCAACGGGAATGATTTTAGGAAGGAGAGGAGAGTATGAAGTAGATATCGATGAAGTATTAAAAGCAGCTCAAAAAAATAATGTTGCATTAGAGATGAATTCATATCGTTCAGATATAGGATATCAAACAGCAAGATTAGCAAAAGAGATGGGAATTAAATTAACAATTGGTAGCGATGCTCACAATAAGAAAGAATTAGTTGATATGCAATTTGGAGTTTATCAGGCCAGAAGAGGATGGCTAGAAAAGGGAGATGTTCTTAATGCTTTAACATTGGATAAATTAAGCCTTAAAAAATGA